In Acropora palmata chromosome 7, jaAcrPala1.3, whole genome shotgun sequence, one genomic interval encodes:
- the LOC141886942 gene encoding uncharacterized protein LOC141886942 yields MQINVNFVGHASSRIDNRELEDSARKLWDFETLGNREENEVHEALKDAISFNGKRYEVGLPWKEGHALLPSNYRHSFKRLKGQIERLKSVPENLKAYDAIMKEQAEVGIIERVLELETPDKVHYLPHHAVIRNEAKTTKIRVVYDASSKEGKRGVSLNDCLHVGPALSPLLYDILIRFREKRVAVVGDIEKAFLNVEVKSRDRDCLRFLWVNNVDSDQVDPVVYRFCRVVFGVNCSPFLLNATLQYHLDTFAEIDPEFVRVMKGSFYVDDLVTGHKTTQAASELHDKAKERLALGGFNLRKWLTNSDELREKIQQRGLRDGAKLNDKIKSADESYAKEILGRKEGAKNEKVLGLSCDNIKDLFIFELSTLAKKADGLAVTKRSILKIAAGMYDPLGIVSPVLVSVKVLFQELCSNKVEWGEELKNDDKKRWVSWVEDLKGVGEISVARCVYRAPHDQTNCFLHGFADANQKAYCAVVYFVSEMYGAFSVTLLTSKTRVAPLKTQTIPRLELMSGRVLAKLMETVHHALEGEVEIKGTRQWLDSKTALWWINNRGEWKQFVRQRVNEILRMTRKEDWAHCPGEENPADIGSRGELASRLKENELRWQGPAWLSGPKKRWPVSEISETPQSVDEERKVNVAVTGVTTKFGISTVIEIGKFSRLGRLLRVTSWVKRFLCNSRSTAKGTERKKGMFSGSEIAEAERMWIRSSQHELKSSKHYKDLAVKLKLAEIDGLLRCKGRLECSDLEPESQQPIILPKDDKLTKLAIEECHRKTKHSGIRATLGELRSRFWVPKGRQAVKKVLKECVTCMKAQGKPFKSPPVAALPDFRVRQSTPFSKVGIDFAGPLFVKSKTGEMVKSYLALFTCCVTRALHLDLVADLTATTFLRCLRRFAARRGTPSLIISDNAKTFKASAKVIKRLRDNEEVRAHLQSNRIDWRFILERAPWWGGFYERMIGTVKRCLREALGNAKLNADELVTVLTELEATLNSRPLTYEYDEVGAEMLTPSHLIYGRWLLSLPEEVRNDEEEREAGFLRRFRYLARLRIHFWNRWRKEYLADLREHHRSKGEGLSKVSEGEVVLVHEDNVKRSNWKMGKVVGLIIGKDSEVRGAKLKLITKGKAVFVNRALPKLYPLEVRSVTRECDNKTNGLSANPVGNIGDQTPSNREISRRAAALDSRWKTRAMLDH; encoded by the coding sequence ATGCAAATCAACGTTAATTTCGTCGGTCACGCTTCGTCCAGAATCGATAATCGTGAGTTAGAAGATAGCGCACGGAAGTTGTGGGACTTTGAAACCCTTGGAAATCGGGAAGAAAACGAGGTCCACGAGGCCTTAAAAGATGCCATTTCGTTTAACGGAAAAAGGTATGAAGTTGGGCTCCCATGGAAAGAGGGGCACGCGCTGTTACCAAGCAATTACCGTCACAGCTTTAAACGTCTAAAGGGACAAATCGAAAGGTTAAAAAGCGTACCGGAGAATTTGAAAGCGTATGATGCGATTATGAAAGAGCAAGCGGAAGTCGGTATCATCGAAAGAGTATTGGAATTAGAAACGCCTGATAAGGTGCATTATCTCCCACATCACGCGGTAATTCGAAATGAAGCCAAAACCACAAAGATTCGCGTGGTTTATGACGCATCGTCAAAGGAAGGAAAGCGGGGTGTGTCGTTAAATGATTGTTTACATGTGGGGCCAGCCTTGTCGCCATTGTTGTATGATATTTTGATCCGGTTTAGAGAGAAGCGCGTGGCGGTAGTTGGCGACATTGAAAAGGCTTTTCTCAATGTCGAGGTTAAATCGCGTGACCGGGATTGTTTACGATTTCTGTGGGTAAACAATGTCGATAGTGACCAAGTAGACCCAGTGGTTTACAGGTTCTGTAGAGTTGTTTTCGGTGTAAATTGTTCACCCTTCTTGCTGAATGCCACCCTCCAGTACCATTTGGACACATTTGCCGAAATCGACCCAGAGTTCGTCCGTGTCATGAAAGGGAGTTTCTATGTGGACGACCTCGTGACAGGTCACAAGACCACCCAAGCTGCCAGCGAATTGCATGACAAGGCAAAGGAAAGGCTCGCGCTTGGTGGTTTTAATTTAAGGAAATGGTTGACGAACAGTGATGAATTGAGGGAGAAAATACAACAACGTGGATTGCGTGATGGCGCCAAATTGAATGATAAGATTAAGAGTGCCGACGAAAGTTATGCGAAAGAAATACTAGGAAGAAAAGAAGGAGCAAAAAACGAAAAGGTTCTCGGGTTGTCATGTGATAATATCAAAGATCTGTTTATTTTTGAGTTGTCCACCCTCGCGAAAAAGGCCGACGGACTAGCTGTTACGAAAAGAAGCATACTAAAAATCGCAGCAGGTATGTATGACCCCCTAGGAATAGTTAGTCCCGTACTTGTCAGCGTGAAGGTCCTGTTCCAAGAGCTATGTTCGAACAAGGTTGAATGGGGTGAAGAGTTAAAGAACGATGATAAAAAACGGTGGGTTAGCTGGGTTGAAGACCTCAAAGGCGTGGGAGAAATTTCTGTGGCAAGATGTGTCTACAGGGCTCCCCATGACCAGACCAACTGTTTCTTGCATGGATTTGCTGACGCAAACCAGAAAGCATATTGCGCAGTGGTATATTTTGTATCTGAGATGTATGGGGCTTTCTCCGTCACTCTGCTGACGTCTAAAACTAGAGTTGCTCCACTAAAGACGCAGACGATACCAAGACTGGAATTGATGTCAGGGAGAGTCTTGGCAAAGCTTATGGAGACTGTACACCATGCTTTGGAGGGAGAGGTTGAGATAAAGGGCACACGCCAGTGGCTAGACAGCAAGACAGCTCTCTGGTGGATCAATAACAGAGGTGAGTGGAAGCAATTTGTTCGCCAGCGAGTAAATGAGATCTTGAGGATGACGCGAAAAGAAGACTGGGCACACTGCCCAGGCGAAGAAAATCCAGCCGATATTGGCTCAAGAGGTGAACTGGCTTCCAGACTAAAGGAAAACGAATTAAGGTGGCAGGGTCCAGCCTGGTTGTCGGGACCAAAGAAACGATGGCCAGTCTCAGAGATCAGTGAAACTCCACAGAGTGTTGACGAGGAAAGGAAAGTGAATGTCGCAGTGACTGGCGTGACAACCAAGTTTGGAATCTCGACTGTAATCGAAATCGGTAAGTTCAGTAGACTAGGGAGGTTGTTGAGGGTGACCTCTTGGGTAAAGCGTTTTCTATGTAATTCGCGTTCTACAGCAAAGGGCACCGAGCGAAAAAAGGGCATGTTCAGCGGGAGTGAAATAGCAGAGGCAGAGCGAATGTGGATAAGGTCTTCCCAACATGAGCTGAAGAGTAGCAAACATTACAAGGACTTGGCCGTTAAGCTAAAATTGGCGGAAATTGATGGACTCTTGAGATGCAAAGGCAGACTGGAATGTTCAGACTTGGAACCAGAGTCGCAGCAACCTATCATCCTTCCAAAGGACGATAAACTGACGAAGCTGGCGATAGAGGAGTGTCATCGAAAGACAAAACACAGCGGAATTCGTGCAACACTTGGAGAACTCAGATCGCGATTTTGGGTACCGAAAGGGAGGCAGGCGGTGAAGAAGGTTTTGAAAGAGTGCGTGACATGTATGAAAGCGCAGGGGAAACCCTTTAAATCCCCACCCGTAGCAGCATTGCCAGACTTCAGGGTTAGACAGTCTACACCATTTTCGAAGGTAGGTATTGACTTCGCTGGACCGTTGTTTGTCAAGTCTAAGACAGGAGAAATGGTTAAGTCGTATTTAGCGTTGTTCACTTGTTGTGTAACTCGAGCCCTCCATTTGGATTTAGTTGCCGATCTTACAGCAACTACATTTTTACGCTGCTTACGAAGGTTCGCTGCAAGGAGGGGCACTCCGTCCTTAATTATATCAGATAATGCTAAGACCTTCAAGGCATCTGCGAAAGTAATAAAGCGATTGCGCGACAACGAAGAGGTAAGGGCGCATTTGCAAAGCAATCGAATAGATTGGCGATTTATATTGGAGCGGGCTCCTTGGTGGGGTGGATTCTATGAGCGAATGATTGGAACTGTGAAACGTTGCCTTCGAGAGGCCCTTGGAAACGCGAAGCTCAATGCTGATGAATTGGTGACGGTGTTGACAGAATTAGAAGCGACCTTGAATTCACGTCCGCTAACGTATGAATATGACGAAGTTGGGGCCGAAATGCTGACACCATCTCATTTGATCTACGGACGTTGGTTGTTAAGTCTTCCCGAGGAGGTCAGAAATGATGAGGAGGAGAGGGAAGCAGGATTTTTAAGAAGGTTCAGGTACCTCGCAAGGTTAAgaattcatttttggaatCGGTGGAGAAAGGAATATCTTGCGGACTTGAGAGAGCATCATCGTAGTAAGGGGGAAGGTCTGAGCAAGGTAAGTGAAGGCGAAGTGGTATTGGTGCACGAGGACAATGTGAAGAGGAGTAATTGGAAGATGGGGAAAGTTGTGGGGCTGATTATTGGCAAGGATAGCGAGGTAAGAGgtgcaaaattgaaattaatcaCGAAGGGAAAAGCTGTCTTTGTCAACAGAGCCCTGCCGAAGCTGTATCCACTAGAGGTACGTAGTGTGACAAGAGAGTGTGACAATAAAACTAATGGGCTTAGCGCAAACCCGGTGGGAAATATAGGTGATCAAACGCCTTCAAATAGGGAAATCTCACGTCGGGCAGCTGCGCTGGATTCGCGTTGGAAAACACGAGCCATGCTTGATCACTAA